A single genomic interval of Noviherbaspirillum cavernae harbors:
- a CDS encoding PP2C family protein-serine/threonine phosphatase encodes MTDATQIQWSSAACTDVGLVRRINEDACLDRPERGLWAVADGMGGHALGDVASRMVVDALDAIPAPDSLATFMADARDRLLAVNQQLREEAAARGAHIIGSTVVVLVAWDDQCGYLWAGDSRIYLYRDARLRRLTRDHSQIEELVSSGSISPEDAAFYPARNLITRAVGAAETLDIDADTIVVEDGDIFLLCSDGLSNEVSEQDMCSVLPAGDCRYAAQALIDMALQQGGRDNISVVLVRAEDLSSIEQTVLNPTL; translated from the coding sequence GTGACGGACGCCACGCAAATTCAATGGTCATCGGCCGCCTGCACCGACGTCGGACTGGTGCGGCGGATCAATGAGGACGCCTGCCTCGACCGGCCCGAGCGCGGGCTGTGGGCCGTGGCCGACGGCATGGGTGGTCACGCGCTGGGCGACGTCGCCAGCCGCATGGTGGTGGACGCGCTCGACGCCATACCCGCGCCCGACAGCCTCGCCACCTTCATGGCCGATGCGCGCGACCGGCTGCTCGCGGTGAATCAGCAGTTGCGCGAAGAAGCAGCGGCGCGCGGCGCGCACATCATCGGCAGCACGGTGGTGGTCCTCGTCGCGTGGGATGACCAGTGCGGCTACCTGTGGGCGGGCGACAGCCGCATCTACCTGTACCGCGACGCCCGCCTAAGGCGGCTCACGCGCGACCACAGCCAGATCGAGGAACTCGTTTCCAGCGGCAGCATCAGCCCCGAAGACGCCGCCTTTTACCCTGCCCGCAATCTGATCACGCGGGCGGTCGGCGCAGCCGAGACGCTGGATATCGACGCAGACACGATCGTGGTCGAGGACGGCGATATCTTTCTATTGTGCAGCGACGGTCTGAGCAACGAAGTCAGCGAGCAGGACATGTGCAGCGTGCTGCCTGCGGGTGACTGCCGGTACGCGGCGCAGGCACTGATCGACATGGCGCTGCAACAAGGCGGGCGCGACAACATCTCGGTGGTTTTGGTGCGCGCGGAAGACCTGTCCTCCATCGAGCAGACGGTCCTGAATCCCACGCTGTAA
- a CDS encoding GFA family protein, translating into MTEKKREGGCQCGEVRYEISGEPIFAAICHCSMCRRANAAPAVAWAMFHESQLRFSKGEVKTYASSSEAQRGFCERCGTQISFTATFLPELIDVTIGSLDDPESVQPTLHYWHSNHLSWVEFSDNLPRHPELPPFS; encoded by the coding sequence ATGACAGAGAAAAAACGTGAAGGCGGTTGCCAGTGCGGTGAGGTGCGCTATGAGATCAGCGGTGAGCCAATCTTCGCCGCGATCTGCCATTGCAGCATGTGTCGTCGCGCAAACGCGGCACCCGCCGTCGCTTGGGCGATGTTCCATGAGAGCCAGCTTCGTTTCAGCAAGGGAGAAGTGAAAACCTACGCCTCCTCATCGGAAGCGCAGCGTGGCTTCTGTGAGCGCTGCGGAACGCAAATCAGCTTCACGGCGACATTTCTGCCTGAGTTGATCGACGTCACTATCGGCAGCCTTGATGACCCGGAATCCGTCCAGCCGACATTGCATTACTGGCACAGCAACCATCTGTCCTGGGTGGAATTCTCGGACAATTTGCCTCGTCACCCCGAGCTCCCGCCGTTTTCATGA
- a CDS encoding serine/threonine-protein kinase gives MNQYNEKTAVRTRRMPFKADPGNDAEQSMNVLPIGTHLGEFEIVGLIGEGGFGIVYLAYDHSLERHVALKEYMPSGLATRTTRMAVTVRSQNNAATFSAGLRSFINEAKMLAQFDSPSLVKVHRFWEGNGTAYMVMPYYEGVTLKQALKERRITPTESWIRLLLADLFDAIETIHHAQCFHRDIAPDNILLLRDGRPLLLDFGAARRVIGDLTQCLTVILKPGFAPIEQYADIAGLRQGPWTDIYALAAVVYYLVAGKAPPPAVARMVHDEMVPAREAGKGRYSNAFLTVLDKALSVKPEQRYASIDELRRALDIMETVPRTLPHTNLRWGEGDEPMTRIAEPRHTVERSAQRQRAQASQREWQPEAGTDTAAFGARRLGKAAWIGLGLLLTAGIVTGVYWGSHNSLKSLGEPLLAVTGSKPVPGSSGASGTAEEERPEPPVIAAAPPGMATPPSAPAAQKPAAPAEPPKEEAASPQVSPPPSVPRPSADEESWRKASAADTADAYENYLKAYPNGLYAAAARLRLEDRQPKTAALPPSTPPSTPPSTPPSTPPSAPLAAIPSLPPPDTKPKAAQTPPVPSPEDALWNTAKTLNQPTAYETYLKKYPKGRYAAVAKDRLTTLKPVQPKPSEQAAQPEPAPQAALSKQPSTPAMPTDQAQKIPATPTAPAAPPEVPSRSTPEPDQKVQPEPPSRPAAEAPAATGSKTFKLADQTMTGDFTLDPVSGIVSGTGKIVWSNGNRFEGTLVRGSKEGKGQFAWNNGQRYSGDWARDMPNGKGTITFPNGSRYTGDVKDGIPHGQGVIHFKDGDRYSGAWDRGKSEGQGRYTWANGGYWEGEFKDDKRTENGTMVRPDRTSGSSGSTSSMSEAKPAPQPAAEKEAEGKPAQ, from the coding sequence ATGAACCAGTACAACGAGAAGACCGCAGTGCGCACCCGGAGAATGCCGTTCAAGGCAGACCCGGGCAACGACGCGGAACAGAGCATGAACGTTCTCCCCATTGGCACGCATCTCGGGGAGTTCGAGATCGTGGGGCTGATCGGCGAAGGCGGATTCGGCATCGTGTATCTCGCGTACGACCACTCGCTGGAGCGGCATGTGGCGCTGAAGGAATACATGCCCTCGGGACTCGCGACGCGCACGACCAGGATGGCGGTGACGGTGCGCTCGCAAAACAATGCCGCGACCTTCTCCGCCGGCCTGCGCAGCTTCATCAACGAGGCCAAGATGCTGGCGCAGTTCGATTCGCCGTCCCTGGTGAAGGTGCATCGTTTCTGGGAAGGCAACGGCACCGCCTACATGGTGATGCCTTACTACGAGGGCGTCACGCTCAAGCAAGCCTTGAAGGAGCGTCGCATCACGCCGACCGAGAGCTGGATCCGGCTGCTGCTGGCCGATCTGTTCGATGCGATCGAAACCATTCACCACGCGCAATGTTTTCATCGCGACATCGCACCTGACAATATTCTGCTGCTGCGCGACGGCCGTCCGCTGCTGCTCGATTTCGGCGCGGCGCGACGCGTGATCGGCGATCTGACGCAATGCCTGACCGTGATCCTGAAGCCGGGATTCGCGCCGATCGAACAGTATGCGGACATCGCCGGCCTGCGCCAAGGACCGTGGACCGACATCTACGCATTGGCGGCGGTGGTGTATTACCTCGTCGCCGGCAAGGCCCCGCCGCCGGCAGTGGCGCGCATGGTACACGACGAAATGGTGCCGGCGCGCGAGGCCGGCAAGGGCCGCTACAGCAATGCATTCCTCACGGTACTGGACAAGGCGCTGTCGGTGAAGCCGGAACAGCGATATGCGTCGATCGACGAGTTGCGCCGCGCGCTCGACATCATGGAAACCGTGCCACGCACGCTGCCGCACACCAACCTGCGCTGGGGAGAAGGCGACGAGCCGATGACCCGCATCGCGGAGCCGCGGCACACGGTTGAACGCTCCGCGCAACGGCAGCGAGCGCAAGCGTCGCAGCGCGAATGGCAGCCAGAGGCGGGAACGGACACTGCGGCCTTCGGCGCGCGCCGATTGGGCAAGGCGGCGTGGATCGGCCTCGGCCTGCTGCTGACGGCCGGCATCGTGACCGGCGTCTACTGGGGTTCGCACAACTCCTTGAAGTCCTTGGGCGAACCCTTGCTGGCCGTGACCGGAAGCAAGCCGGTACCGGGATCCTCCGGCGCCAGCGGCACGGCGGAGGAAGAACGTCCGGAACCGCCGGTCATTGCCGCCGCGCCGCCAGGCATGGCAACGCCGCCGTCCGCGCCTGCCGCGCAAAAGCCGGCCGCCCCCGCAGAGCCGCCGAAGGAGGAAGCGGCCAGCCCGCAAGTCTCGCCGCCCCCATCCGTTCCGCGCCCATCGGCGGACGAGGAGTCGTGGCGCAAGGCCAGCGCCGCCGACACGGCGGACGCGTACGAGAATTATCTGAAGGCCTATCCGAACGGGCTGTATGCCGCGGCGGCGAGACTGCGGCTGGAAGACCGGCAGCCGAAGACGGCGGCCCTGCCTCCTTCTACGCCTCCTTCTACGCCTCCTTCTACGCCTCCTTCTACGCCTCCTTCTGCGCCGCTGGCCGCAATCCCGTCCCTGCCGCCACCGGACACGAAACCGAAGGCAGCGCAGACTCCACCCGTGCCGTCGCCGGAGGATGCGCTCTGGAATACCGCCAAGACGCTCAACCAGCCCACCGCCTACGAGACGTATCTGAAGAAATATCCGAAGGGCCGCTACGCGGCGGTAGCGAAGGACAGGCTGACGACTCTCAAGCCGGTGCAACCGAAGCCATCGGAACAGGCCGCGCAACCGGAACCGGCGCCGCAAGCGGCCTTGAGCAAACAGCCGTCAACGCCGGCAATGCCAACGGATCAGGCGCAGAAGATACCGGCCACCCCGACTGCCCCGGCAGCGCCGCCGGAAGTGCCGTCCAGGAGCACGCCCGAACCGGACCAGAAAGTACAGCCGGAACCGCCATCCAGGCCCGCAGCCGAAGCGCCGGCAGCCACCGGCAGCAAGACCTTCAAACTGGCTGACCAGACCATGACCGGCGACTTCACGCTTGATCCGGTCAGCGGCATCGTGTCCGGCACGGGCAAGATCGTGTGGAGTAACGGCAACCGCTTCGAAGGCACGCTGGTGCGCGGCAGCAAGGAAGGCAAGGGACAGTTCGCATGGAACAACGGCCAGCGCTACAGCGGCGACTGGGCGCGGGACATGCCCAACGGCAAAGGCACGATCACTTTCCCGAATGGCAGCCGTTATACCGGCGACGTGAAGGACGGCATCCCGCACGGCCAGGGCGTGATCCACTTCAAGGACGGCGACAGGTATTCCGGTGCGTGGGACAGGGGCAAGAGCGAGGGCCAAGGCCGCTACACCTGGGCCAACGGCGGCTACTGGGAAGGCGAATTCAAGGACGACAAGCGCACCGAAAACGGCACGATGGTAAGGCCGGATCGCACATCCGGCTCCAGCGGTTCGACATCGTCCATGAGCGAGGCGAAGCCAGCACCGCAGCCGGCGGCCGAGAAGGAAGCGGAGGGAAAGCCCGCGCAATGA
- a CDS encoding heavy metal translocating P-type ATPase: protein MDNRHSSHEHNDHHAHHHAAVTAAPDKPFTDPVCGMKVAADPQRTIAHNGTDYHFCSTGCMTRFRADPQRWLKPEPREPVAAPAGTIYTCPMHPQIRQPAPGSCPICGMALEPEMPSLDEGENPELTDFRRRFWWTLPLSVVVMLLAMGSHRFFPAGIPYQNWIELALSTPVVLWAGLPFLQRCVHSITHRSPNMWTLIGLGVSAAYGYSLVATFAPEVFPAAFSMHGRVGVYYEAAAVIVSLTLLGQIMELRARSQTSAAIKSLLGLAPKTARRIHDDGSEEDIPLNHVHIGDTLRVRPGEKVPVDGVVTEGESAVDESMLTGEPLPVTKRPGDKLIGATINTSGSLVMRSEKVGAQTMLSQIVQLVAQAQRSRAPMQRLADSVAGWFVVAVAAVAVLTLLGWGLFGPQPSWVYGFVNAVAVLIIACPCALGLATPMSIMAATGLAATRGILFRDAAAIEAMRKVDTLIVDKTGTLTEGKPAFDRVIAAPGFSEQEVLQLAASIDQGSEHPLAHAIVAEARRRGLALTKPDSFESSSGIGVRGDVAGHRIALGNTALMESEKVDWQPLAEQSEALRKEGASVMYLASDGKLVGLAAVSDPIKPGTPDAIAGLRAAGLNVVMATGDGLTTARSVASKLGIAEVHGEVTPHDKLHLVESLQAQGKVVAMAGDGINDAPALARADVGIAMGTGTDVAIHSAHVTLVKGDLRAIARARALSVATVRNMRQNLGFAFVYNSLGIPLAAGLLYPFTGQFLSPMIAALAMSLSSVSVITNALRLRHAEI from the coding sequence ATGGACAATCGTCATTCCTCGCACGAACACAACGATCACCACGCCCACCATCACGCTGCCGTGACAGCAGCACCGGACAAGCCGTTCACCGATCCGGTGTGCGGCATGAAGGTGGCTGCCGACCCGCAACGCACCATCGCGCACAACGGCACGGACTATCACTTTTGCAGCACAGGCTGCATGACCAGGTTCCGCGCGGATCCGCAACGCTGGCTGAAGCCGGAACCACGCGAGCCGGTGGCGGCCCCGGCAGGAACGATCTACACCTGCCCGATGCATCCGCAAATCCGCCAGCCGGCTCCCGGCAGCTGCCCGATCTGCGGCATGGCGCTGGAACCGGAGATGCCCAGCCTCGACGAAGGCGAGAATCCCGAGCTGACCGACTTTCGCCGCCGCTTCTGGTGGACCCTGCCGCTTTCGGTCGTGGTCATGTTGCTGGCGATGGGCAGCCACCGCTTCTTCCCGGCCGGCATTCCGTACCAGAACTGGATCGAGCTCGCCCTCAGCACACCGGTGGTGTTGTGGGCCGGCCTGCCCTTCCTGCAACGCTGCGTCCACTCGATCACGCATCGCAGTCCCAACATGTGGACGCTGATCGGGCTGGGCGTCAGTGCCGCCTACGGCTACAGCCTGGTCGCGACCTTCGCGCCCGAAGTCTTTCCGGCGGCCTTCTCCATGCATGGCCGCGTCGGCGTGTATTACGAAGCGGCGGCCGTGATCGTGTCGCTGACGCTGCTGGGCCAGATCATGGAGTTGCGCGCGCGCTCGCAAACCTCGGCGGCGATCAAGTCACTGCTTGGGCTTGCGCCGAAAACGGCGCGCCGCATCCACGATGACGGCAGCGAGGAAGACATCCCGCTCAACCATGTGCATATCGGCGACACGCTGCGCGTGCGTCCCGGCGAAAAGGTGCCGGTCGACGGCGTGGTGACGGAGGGCGAAAGCGCGGTCGATGAATCCATGCTCACCGGCGAACCGCTGCCGGTCACCAAGCGTCCCGGCGACAAACTCATCGGCGCCACGATCAACACCAGCGGCAGCCTGGTCATGCGTTCCGAAAAGGTCGGTGCGCAAACCATGCTGTCGCAGATCGTGCAACTGGTGGCGCAGGCGCAACGCTCGCGCGCGCCCATGCAGCGGCTCGCCGATTCCGTCGCCGGCTGGTTCGTCGTCGCGGTGGCGGCAGTCGCCGTGCTGACGCTGTTGGGCTGGGGCCTGTTCGGGCCGCAGCCGAGCTGGGTGTACGGCTTCGTCAACGCGGTGGCGGTGCTGATCATCGCCTGCCCCTGCGCGCTGGGACTGGCCACGCCGATGTCGATCATGGCAGCCACCGGCCTCGCCGCGACCAGGGGCATCCTGTTCCGCGACGCGGCGGCCATCGAGGCGATGCGCAAGGTGGACACGCTGATCGTGGACAAGACCGGCACGCTGACCGAGGGCAAGCCCGCGTTCGACCGCGTGATTGCCGCCCCCGGCTTCAGCGAACAGGAGGTGCTGCAACTTGCGGCCAGCATCGACCAGGGCAGCGAGCATCCGCTGGCGCATGCAATCGTGGCCGAGGCACGGCGGCGCGGGCTGGCGTTGACGAAGCCCGACAGCTTCGAATCATCCAGCGGCATCGGCGTGCGCGGTGACGTCGCCGGCCATCGCATCGCGCTCGGCAATACCGCGCTGATGGAGTCGGAGAAGGTTGATTGGCAGCCGCTGGCCGAACAAAGCGAGGCGCTGCGCAAGGAAGGCGCGAGCGTGATGTATCTCGCATCCGATGGAAAGCTGGTCGGCCTGGCGGCAGTGTCCGATCCGATCAAGCCGGGCACGCCCGACGCCATCGCAGGATTGCGCGCCGCCGGGCTGAACGTGGTGATGGCGACCGGCGACGGCCTGACGACCGCGCGCTCGGTGGCGTCGAAACTCGGCATCGCGGAAGTGCACGGCGAAGTCACGCCGCACGACAAGCTGCACCTGGTGGAAAGCCTGCAGGCACAAGGCAAGGTCGTGGCGATGGCGGGCGACGGCATCAACGATGCGCCGGCACTGGCGCGGGCCGACGTCGGGATCGCGATGGGCACCGGCACCGATGTCGCGATCCACAGCGCGCACGTCACGCTGGTCAAGGGCGACCTGCGCGCAATCGCGCGTGCACGTGCGCTGTCGGTGGCGACGGTGCGCAACATGCGGCAGAACCTCGGCTTTGCGTTCGTCTACAACTCGCTCGGAATCCCGCTCGCCGCCGGCCTGCTGTATCCCTTCACCGGGCAGTTTCTGTCGCCGATGATTGCGGCGCTGGCGATGAGCCTGAGTTCGGTGTCGGTGATCACCAATGCCCTGCGGCTGCGGCACGCGGAGATTTGA
- a CDS encoding GGDEF domain-containing protein has protein sequence MNGVRPLLLSSVLGMAGNVLYAFGKELPPLIAYEGANAVYAAASAATLVGYRQLFNTRPFISLLAAAVALLTCLVAYFHYFVDSFIGRTCVASLFQVGIAAGIGCTVLQARDEGEQSRYARMFILAMCGLVAGGHLLRVVRQCIVSDAPKSLLEPSGWNVFLLSGGAFVLPVLILGGLLLAHRRLISDVQHAANHDFLTGAWSRRAFFDAGEREAVRAKRHGKRLALLLIDLDNLKPVNDTYGHAAGDEALIAFVRTAQTTLRSIDCLARLGGDEFAILMPETDLSGAVSAAERLKSRWKSAGGASQAASVTFSIGVAVLRDDDSFNTLISRADKALYEAKGEGRDRVMAQRDVDLAPAMI, from the coding sequence GTGAACGGGGTCAGGCCGCTGTTGCTGTCCAGCGTGCTGGGGATGGCGGGCAACGTTCTGTATGCCTTCGGCAAGGAGCTGCCGCCCCTCATTGCCTACGAAGGGGCCAATGCGGTCTATGCCGCCGCCTCCGCCGCCACATTGGTTGGATACCGGCAGCTCTTCAACACCAGGCCATTCATATCGCTTCTGGCAGCCGCAGTCGCGCTGCTGACGTGCCTGGTCGCCTATTTTCACTACTTCGTGGATTCGTTCATCGGCCGCACCTGCGTAGCGTCGCTATTCCAGGTCGGCATCGCGGCTGGAATCGGATGCACGGTGCTCCAGGCACGCGATGAAGGCGAGCAGTCCCGATACGCAAGAATGTTCATTCTGGCGATGTGCGGCCTTGTCGCCGGCGGCCATCTATTGCGGGTGGTAAGGCAATGCATCGTATCCGACGCGCCGAAGTCCTTGCTGGAGCCTTCCGGATGGAACGTGTTTTTGCTGTCCGGCGGGGCCTTCGTATTGCCGGTGCTGATCCTGGGCGGCCTGCTCCTTGCGCACCGCAGGTTGATCTCGGATGTGCAGCATGCGGCGAATCATGATTTCCTGACCGGAGCATGGTCGCGGCGGGCATTCTTCGATGCCGGCGAACGCGAAGCCGTCCGTGCGAAACGGCATGGCAAACGATTGGCATTGCTCCTCATCGACCTCGATAACCTGAAGCCGGTCAATGATACTTACGGCCACGCGGCCGGCGATGAAGCACTCATTGCCTTTGTCCGCACGGCGCAAACCACCCTGCGCTCCATTGATTGCCTGGCGCGCCTGGGCGGGGATGAATTTGCCATCTTGATGCCGGAAACAGACCTGTCCGGCGCAGTCAGTGCTGCTGAACGGCTCAAGAGCCGGTGGAAATCCGCAGGTGGCGCCAGTCAGGCGGCAAGCGTCACGTTCAGCATCGGCGTTGCAGTCTTGCGGGACGATGACAGCTTCAATACACTGATCAGCCGCGCCGACAAGGCCTTGTATGAAGCAAAGGGCGAAGGCCGCGACCGGGTCATGGCACAACGCGATGTTGATCTTGCCCCCGCGATGATCTGA
- a CDS encoding DUF2784 domain-containing protein: MSPQLPYQSLADLVLSVHVAIVLFVVGGLVLILVGNLRAWHWVNALWFRLAHLAAIAVVVAEAWLGAVCPLTTLEMWLRDRAGASVYEGSFIDHWLQSLLYYEAPAWVFTMGYSLFGLAVVAAWWYFPPRLHRHTR; the protein is encoded by the coding sequence ATGAGCCCCCAGCTTCCATATCAATCCCTCGCCGATCTGGTGCTGTCGGTGCATGTTGCCATCGTCTTGTTCGTCGTCGGCGGCCTTGTCCTCATCCTTGTCGGCAATCTGCGCGCCTGGCACTGGGTCAATGCATTGTGGTTCCGTCTCGCGCATCTGGCCGCCATCGCCGTGGTCGTCGCGGAAGCCTGGCTCGGCGCAGTGTGTCCGCTCACCACGCTTGAAATGTGGCTCCGGGACCGCGCTGGCGCCAGCGTCTACGAAGGCAGCTTCATTGATCATTGGCTGCAAAGCCTTCTCTACTACGAGGCTCCCGCCTGGGTTTTCACCATGGGCTATTCCCTGTTCGGGCTGGCCGTCGTCGCCGCCTGGTGGTACTTTCCGCCACGGCTCCATCGACACACGCGATGA
- a CDS encoding lysozyme inhibitor LprI family protein gives MTRNPSSRHCITGTATICPGWNSRTICLVTPSSRRFHERKIASGISMRAILAFAFLFVFLDAFAAEADLLEESLKDCDKNQLAMNFCARHRFDLADKELNSLFKQRRDRLDASGARERLRAAQRAWLAFRDKDCLYEAGPREESGSIWPLAYFSCMERHTRRRSEDLKGHR, from the coding sequence ATGACCCGGAATCCGTCCAGCCGACATTGCATTACTGGCACAGCAACCATCTGTCCTGGGTGGAATTCTCGGACAATTTGCCTCGTCACCCCGAGCTCCCGCCGTTTTCATGAACGCAAAATAGCATCAGGCATATCCATGCGAGCGATTCTGGCATTTGCCTTTCTTTTTGTCTTCCTGGATGCCTTTGCCGCGGAAGCCGATCTGCTGGAAGAATCGCTGAAGGATTGCGACAAAAATCAGCTTGCGATGAATTTTTGCGCGCGGCACAGGTTTGATCTGGCCGACAAGGAGTTGAACAGTCTTTTCAAACAGCGTAGGGATCGACTCGATGCTTCCGGGGCCAGGGAGCGATTGCGGGCCGCGCAGCGCGCGTGGCTGGCGTTCCGGGATAAAGACTGTCTGTATGAGGCCGGGCCGAGGGAAGAATCCGGTTCAATCTGGCCGCTGGCGTATTTCTCGTGCATGGAACGTCATACCAGGCGTCGGAGTGAGGATTTGAAAGGACACAGGTAG